From the genome of Faecalibacterium prausnitzii:
TCGGGGCCGGTCTCCGCGGGGGCCGCCTTGCCGCCCTTCCTGTCGATGAGGGCGCTGACCTTCTCCACCAGTTCGGGGATCATGGTCAGGGCGCGGTCCACGGTGTTGGCCCCGTCGGACAGCTGGATGGTGCGGACACAGCCGTCCTTGATGACAAGGAAGGCCACCGGCTGGATGTTGACGCCCGCGCCGGAACCGCCGCCGAACAGGTCCTTGTTGGCAGCATTCTTGCCGTCAAAGTCCGTGCCTGCGGATGCAAAGCCAAAGCTGACTTTGGACACCGGAAGGATGGTGGTGCCGTCC
Proteins encoded in this window:
- the ytfJ gene encoding GerW family sporulation protein, whose amino-acid sequence is MAEHPIQGLMNVTMDKVRQMVDSNTIVGKPITTEDGTTILPVSKVSFGFASAGTDFDGKNAANKDLFGGGSGAGVNIQPVAFLVIKDGCVRTIQLSDGANTVDRALTMIPELVEKVSALIDRKGGKAAPAETGPEAPNA